A window of Chlorocebus sabaeus isolate Y175 chromosome 14, mChlSab1.0.hap1, whole genome shotgun sequence contains these coding sequences:
- the ABCG5 gene encoding ATP-binding cassette sub-family G member 5, which translates to MGDLSSLTPGGSTGLQVNRGSQSSLAGALEGAPATALKPHSLGILHASYSVSHRVRPWWDITSCRQQWTRQILNDVSLYVESGQIMCILGSSGSGKTTLLDAMSGRLRRTGTFLGEVYVNGRALRREQFQDCFSYVLQNDTLLSSLTVRETLRYTALLAIRCGNPGFFQKKVEAIMAELSLSHVADRLIGNYNLGGISTGERRRVSIAAQLLQDPKVMLFDEPTTGLDCMTANQIVILLVELARRNRIVVLTIHQPRSELFQLFDKIAILSFGELIFCGTPVEMLDFFSDCGYPCPEHSNPFDFYMDLTSVDTQSKEREIETYKRVQMIESAYKKSAICHKTLENIERTKHLKTLPMVPFKTKDSPGVFSKLGVLLRRVTRNLVRNKLAVMMRLLQNLTMGLFLLFFVLRVQNNVLKGAIQDRVGLLYMFVGSTPYTGMLNAVNLFPVLRAVSDQESQDGLYQKWQMLLAYVLHVLPFSVVATMIFSSVCYWTLGLHPEVARFGYFSAAVLAPHLIGEFLTLVLLGIIQNPNIVNSVVALLSIAGVLVGSGLVRNIQEMPTPFKIISYFTFQKYCSEILLVNEFYGLNFTCGSSNVSVATNPMCAFTQGIQFIEETSPGATSRFTMNFLILYSFIPALVILGIVVFKIRDHLISR; encoded by the exons ATGGGTGACCTCTCATCTTTGACCCCCGGAGGGTCCACGGGTCTCCAAGTAAACAGGGGCTCCCAGAGCTCCCTGGCAGGAGCCCTGGAGGGGGCTCCTGCCACTGCCCTGAAGCCTCACAGCCTGGGCATCCTCCATGCCTCCTACAGTGTCAG CCACCGCGTGAGGCCCTGGTGGGACATCACATCTTGCCGGCAGCAGTGGACCAGGCAGATCCTCAACGATGTCTCCTTGTACGTGGAGAGCGGGCAGATTATGTGCATCCTAGGAAGCTCAG GCTCCGGGAAAACCACGCTGCTGGACGCCATGTCTGGGAGGCTGCGGCGCACCGGGACCTTCCTGGGGGAGGTGTATGTGAACGGCCGGGCGCTGCGCCGGGAGCAGTTCCAGGACTGCTTCTCCTACGTCCTGCAG AACGACACCCTGCTGAGCAGCCTCACCGTGCGCGAGACGCTGCGCTACACCGCGCTGCTGGCCATCCGCTGTGGCAACCCCGGCTTCTTCCAGAAGAAG GTGGAGGCCATCATGGCAGAGCTGAGTCTGAGCCATGTGGCAGACCGACTGATTGGCAACTACAACTTGGGGGGCATTTCCACTGGTGAGCGGCGCCGGGTCTCCATCGCAGCCCAGCTGCTCCAGGATCCCA AGGTCATGCTGTTTGATGAGCCGACCACAGGCCTGGACTGCATGACTGCTAATCAGATTGTCATCCTCCTGGTGGAACTGGCTCGCAGGAACCGAATTGTGGTTCTCACCATTCACCAGCCCCGTTCTGAGCTTTTTCAG CTCTTTGACAAAATTGCCATCCTGAGCTTCGGAGAGCTGATTTTCTGTGGCACACCAGTGGAAATGCTTGATTTCTTCAGTGACTGCGGTTACCCTTGTCCTGAACATTCAAACCCTTTCGACTTCTATA TGGACCTGACGTCAGTGGATACCCAAAGCAAGGAACGGGAAATAGAAACCTACAAGAGAGTCCAGATGATAGAATCTGCCTACAAGAAATCAGCAATTTGTCATAAAACTTTGGAGAATATTGAAAGAACGAAACACCTGAAAACATTACCGATGGTTCCTTTCAAAACCAAAGATTCTCCCGGAGTTTTCTCCAAACTGGGTGTTCTCCTGAG GAGAGTGACAAGAAACTTGGTGAGAAATAAGCTAGCAGTGATGATGCGTCTCCTTCAGAATCTGACCATGGGTTTGTTCCTCCTCTTCTTCGTTCTGCGGGTCCAGAACAATGTGCTAAAGGGTGCTATCCAGGACCGCGTGGGTCTCCTTTACATGTTTGTGGGCTCCACCCCGTACACAGGCATGCTCAACGCTGTGAATCTGT TTCCTGTGCTGCGAGCTGTCAGCGACCAGGAGAGTCAGGACGGCCTCTACCAGAAGTGGCAGATGCTGCTGGCCTACGTGCTGCATGTGCTCCCCTTCAGTGTCGTTGCCACGATGATTTTCAGCAGTGTGTGCTACTG GACGCTGGGCTTACATCCTGAGGTTGCCAGATTTGGATATTTCTCTGCTGCTGTCTTGGCCCCCCACTTAATTGGTGAATTTCTAACTCTTGTGCTACTTGGTATCATCCAAAATCCAAATATAGTCAACAGTGTAGTGGCTCTGCTGTCCATTGCGGGGGTGCTTGTTGGATCTGGATTGGTCAG aaacaTACAAGAAATGCCCACTCCTTTTAAAATCATCAGTTATTTTACATTCCAAAAATATTGCAGTGAGATTCTTTTAGTCAATGAGTTCTACGGACTGAATTTCACTTGTG GCAGCTCAAATGTTTCTGTGGCAACTAATCCAATGTGTGCCTTCACTCAAGGAATTCAATTCATTGAGGAAACCAGCCCAGGTGCGACATCTAGATTCACAATGAACTTTCTgattttgtattcatttattccagCTCTTGTCATCCTAGGAATAGTTGTTTTCAAAATAAGGGATCATCTCATTAGCAGGTAG